From Calonectris borealis chromosome 9, bCalBor7.hap1.2, whole genome shotgun sequence, one genomic window encodes:
- the SPTSSB gene encoding serine palmitoyltransferase small subunit B produces the protein MDIKRVKDYIYWLYYQYLLITCSYVLEPWERSMFHTITVTVFAMVVYTAYVFVPIHVCLAFEFFSQIFGGQPESTVSIVN, from the coding sequence ATGGATATTAAGCGTGTGAAGGACTATATCTATTGGCTGTACTACCAATACCTACTGATCACCTGCAGCTACGTGCTGGAGCCCTGGGAGCGGTCCATGTTCCACACCATCACCGTGACTGTTTTCGCTATGGTGGTGTACACGGCTTACGTCTTCGTCCCCATCCACGTCTGCTTGGCTTTTGAGTTCTTCTCCCAGATATTTGGAGGCCAGCCCGAAAGCACGGTTTCCATCGTGAACTGA